A single genomic interval of Legionella israelensis harbors:
- the lpxC gene encoding UDP-3-O-acyl-N-acetylglucosamine deacetylase, with product MIKQRTPKKVIQATGVGLHTGEKVLLTLRPAPINTGIVFRRVDLSPVVEIPATYDNVSDTMLCTSLLHNGAKVATVEHLLSAFAGLGIDNAYVDINAPELPIMDGSSAPFVFLIQSAGIREQSAAKRFIRIIKPLRVEDDDKYVQFLPYNGYKVSFTIGFEHPVFNDKPQSVTFDFSGSSYVKEVCRARTFGFLSDYEKLRERDLAKGGSLDNTIVVDDYRVLNEDGLRFDGEFVAHKVLDAVGDLYLLGSSLIGAFEGYKSGHALNNKLLRTLMAREDAWEYTYFDAENYIPELQSSLQPVEA from the coding sequence ATAAAACAAAGAACTCCTAAGAAGGTGATCCAAGCCACCGGCGTGGGCTTGCATACTGGCGAAAAAGTGCTTCTCACCTTACGCCCAGCCCCGATTAACACTGGTATTGTTTTCAGGCGTGTTGATCTTTCCCCGGTTGTTGAAATTCCTGCAACTTACGATAATGTCAGCGATACCATGCTTTGCACTTCCTTACTTCATAATGGGGCTAAGGTTGCAACTGTGGAACATTTATTGTCTGCTTTTGCTGGCTTGGGTATCGACAATGCTTATGTGGATATCAATGCTCCGGAACTACCTATCATGGATGGTAGCTCAGCTCCTTTCGTGTTTTTAATTCAGTCTGCCGGCATTCGTGAGCAAAGTGCAGCGAAGCGCTTTATCCGTATTATTAAACCACTACGCGTAGAAGATGACGATAAATACGTCCAATTTCTTCCCTATAATGGATATAAAGTATCCTTTACCATTGGTTTTGAGCATCCTGTTTTTAATGATAAGCCTCAATCGGTAACTTTCGATTTTTCCGGCTCTTCCTATGTGAAAGAAGTATGTCGCGCCAGAACCTTTGGCTTTCTGTCCGATTACGAGAAGCTGCGTGAACGTGACCTGGCCAAAGGGGGCAGTCTTGATAATACCATTGTGGTCGATGACTATCGCGTTCTCAATGAAGACGGTTTGCGCTTTGATGGAGAGTTTGTGGCTCACAAGGTGCTGGATGCTGTTGGCGACCTTTATCTTCTGGGTTCAAGCTTAATAGGTGCTTTTGAAGGTTATAAATCCGGGCATGCTCTTAATAATAAATTGTTAAGAACCTTAATGGCCAGAGAGGATGCTTGGGAATACACCTATTTTGATGCTGAAAATTATATACCAGAGCTGCAATCGTCCCTGCAGCCGGTTGAAGCATAG